GTTGTTCCTCTCTTTGATCATTGTGTTTGCATCGATACACTTTACTAGACGTAAAGATAAGTTATCGGATTCAGTTATTTTTACGCTCCGTTCAGGTAAATTAAAGCTGTGTCGAAATCGAAGTCCAACCCGCTGCCCATGGGCAGGCCACGTAACGATACGGCCGTCTCACACTCCGCCATCATGGACGCCGTATCTGGATTGCTGGAGGAGAAGCCCGCTCGTGACCTGACCATGGACGCTGTCGCGAGACGAGCAGGAGTTGGCAAGCCGACGCTGTATAAGTGGTGGCCCTCCAAGGCCGCCCTCATCATGGCCATGTTCCATGAACGGTTTAATGCCATACCGGAGGTGCCTGGCGCAACGACAGCAGAAGAGGCACTGAGAACAAGGGTCAAGCACCTGGCCATCCAATGTAATGGCCTGTTCGGGAAGGTGGTCGCCGACTTGATCGCTGAGGGGCAGGGCAATCCGTCGATCCTGGAGGAGCTCTACGAGAGCCACATTCGCCCGCGACGTGCTTCCGCAGTGGCTGCCATCGAGCGCGGAATTACATCGGGGGAGTTCGTAGCTGAGACAGACGCGGAACTTCTGCTCGATGCGATCGTCGCGCCGTTGTACCTTCGGCTTCTGCTCCGCCACCCGGCTGTGACGGAGAGATACGGGAATCAACTCATCGACACGGCGCTCCTCGGCGTCCGAAATCCCAAATGGAAGGGCGGACGACGAAGACGCGACGTCGTCTGATCGAGTTTGACTGATCCCAATTCCGGATCCTTACACCCAGTCTTTACAGGGATGGGTGCAAACGGCTGCAAGACGTGCAGACCGTCCTGCACGTCTTGCAGCCGTTCCATTCTTCGTCTGAACCGGGTTGCAACATTGCGACGCCAGTGGATGCGAGGCGGGTTATCTTCCGTCTAGGAGATTCCATATGTTCGCAACTCGCCATTTCGTGATCGCTACTGTGCTACTGACCGCTGCCTGCATGTCTCTAACCGTGAACGCGCAAGCGGCGGCAAAGCCCGACCCCTTGAGCCAGTCGTTCGATAAGGTGCTGTCGCAGTTTGCGCTTCAGTTCCTGGCAGTCTCGAAGGCGATGCCCAGTGAGAAGTATGACTTCACCCCGGCTACGCTGAGATTAGCGGGGGCTGACTACAAAGGGGTGCGGACCTTCGCTGCCGAGGTAAAACACGTGGCCGAGATGAACTTCGTTATCTACAGCGTCATGAGCGGACTCAAGCCGGATATGGACATGGATTCCATCAGAGACCTGAAGAGCAAGGACGAAATCATCTCTGCCCTCTCTCGCTCGTTCGCTTACGGACATAGAGCATTGCTCACTCTGAATGCCGGGAACTCCGGCGAAATGCCTCCAGACTCCCACGGAATGACAAAGGCCGGAATCGCTGCGTATGTGATGGTCCATGACGCAGATCATTATGGGCAGCTTTCAGAGTACTTGCGGATGAATGGAATCGTCCCGCCCCAGAGTCGGAAGTAAGCACGGCAAGGCTGACCGTACAAGAATTCAGTAGGGAGCCCCAGTCCTGAGCGAATGCAATTCTCGAGAATGGGCGTCGTTATGACGTTCAGAATTTATTGATCGCTTTGAGGGTGCTCTCTTGAGTGCTGGAGAAGCATAGGCGAAACTCGGCCCCCTGACACGTTCTTCATGGGCGCGACGGACGTCCATCCAAAAACAGGGTTTACGATGGGCGACTAAGAATAAGCCGCTGTGAAGCGTGCGCTCTGTCGAGCTTCTGCTGAAACTCTGGTTCTCACCTCGGCTGAGAAGTCCAGAAGATTGGACGCATGCTCAGTGCACTGCTACATACGT
This DNA window, taken from Granulicella tundricola MP5ACTX9, encodes the following:
- a CDS encoding TetR/AcrR family transcriptional regulator, which encodes MDAVSGLLEEKPARDLTMDAVARRAGVGKPTLYKWWPSKAALIMAMFHERFNAIPEVPGATTAEEALRTRVKHLAIQCNGLFGKVVADLIAEGQGNPSILEELYESHIRPRRASAVAAIERGITSGEFVAETDAELLLDAIVAPLYLRLLLRHPAVTERYGNQLIDTALLGVRNPKWKGGRRRRDVV
- a CDS encoding DinB family protein, whose amino-acid sequence is MFATRHFVIATVLLTAACMSLTVNAQAAAKPDPLSQSFDKVLSQFALQFLAVSKAMPSEKYDFTPATLRLAGADYKGVRTFAAEVKHVAEMNFVIYSVMSGLKPDMDMDSIRDLKSKDEIISALSRSFAYGHRALLTLNAGNSGEMPPDSHGMTKAGIAAYVMVHDADHYGQLSEYLRMNGIVPPQSRK